ACGCAGTTCGCCTGGCTGAAGTTGTTGGCTCCCTATCCCTGGCGACAGACCTGGGCAACGGCCAGCCCTTAGAGACTGCGCTCTCTTGCACTCTTGTCGCCATGGGTCTCGGCAAAGCTATGGGCCTGTCTGCCGCAGACCTGGAAGCGGTCTACTGGGGAGGGTTGCTGCGATTCATTGGCTGCACATCCACCTCAGTGGAAGAGTCGAGCTTTAGCGGAGATGATTTGGAACTGCGCTCCGCGCTGCTCTCCGCCGATTTCTCAGACGGTTCCGATATACAGCGGCGCATCAGCCAGGGCCTTGGCCGCCAGCTCTCTCCCGCGCGGCGGGCCCGCGCTGTCCAGTCCTTCTTACAGCGCGGCCCGGAGATAGCGCCGTCTGTACTGGCAGCCCACTGCGAGGTGGCTGTTCGACTCGCTTCCAGACTTGGCATGCCGCCGACGGTCCAGGCAGCTGTGAATACTTATCACGAGCGATGGGACGGCGGTGGACCTAAGAGGTTGTATGGGGAGTCGATTCCCCTCGCCACTCACGTATTGGACTTTGCGGAAGTCGCTGTGGCCAATGCTCGTGGTCTTAACCCTGATGAGCTGCAATCGCTCCTTCGCCACCGTTCGGGAGGCCAGCTAGACCCGGGTATCCTGCCTATTTTTCTGAAGTATAGTCGTGAGCTTTTCAGCAACCTCCGCCAGGGTTCCGTCTGGGACAAGGTCATGGAAGCGGAACCTAACAGCCATCGCTTGGTGCCAGCGGATCAGCTTGGACAACTTGCCCGGATTTTAGGTGACTACTCAGACCTGAAGACACCCTTCATGCTAGGCCATTCGCGGGGAGTCGCCAGATTAGCTGTGGAGGCCGGGACCCTCCTGGGGCTTCCTCAGAAATCCGTCGCGCGAGTCGAACTCGCCGCGCTGCTTCACGACCTGGGCCGGGTAAGCGTGCCCAACGGAATTACCGACAAGCCAGACCCTCTAAGTCCCGGCGAGCGGGAAAGGGTTCGCGGCCACGCCTATTACACCGAACGCATTCTTTCGGCT
This SAR202 cluster bacterium DNA region includes the following protein-coding sequences:
- a CDS encoding HD domain-containing protein; protein product: MRQMAYSDRNSDLASEIDAVRLAEVVGSLSLATDLGNGQPLETALSCTLVAMGLGKAMGLSAADLEAVYWGGLLRFIGCTSTSVEESSFSGDDLELRSALLSADFSDGSDIQRRISQGLGRQLSPARRARAVQSFLQRGPEIAPSVLAAHCEVAVRLASRLGMPPTVQAAVNTYHERWDGGGPKRLYGESIPLATHVLDFAEVAVANARGLNPDELQSLLRHRSGGQLDPGILPIFLKYSRELFSNLRQGSVWDKVMEAEPNSHRLVPADQLGQLARILGDYSDLKTPFMLGHSRGVARLAVEAGTLLGLPQKSVARVELAALLHDLGRVSVPNGITDKPDPLSPGERERVRGHAYYTERILSASPALSSLGRLGASNHERLDGSGYPHGLSGSLLGAETRLLAVANWYEGALREKAYRPALSRDTAAKHLRESTRQGHFDARAVAAVLDVTGHKLATPAIEAKRYPAGLTEREVEVLLLVGRGLTNKEIASRLVISPRTVQQHTLHIYNKIGVSTRAAATLFAAEHDLFSPWT